The region GCGTCTGCGCGATATTTCAGTTAGTTACGCGGGGGAGAGAAAATGAGCAAGAATAGCTTAATTGGCGGCGCGCTGTGGGAGGAGTATTCCAGTAAGGTTTCGCAAAGAATGGACAACCCCGTCAATCGCGGGGAGATTACGCAAAAGGAGGCGCAAGAGCTTGGCGCGCGTCTGATTGTGGCGGATTTTGGCGCGGAGTCGTGCGGGGACGCGGTACGGCTTTTTTGGGCGGTTGATCCTAGCAGCCATATCGTGAAAGCGGCTAAGTTTAAGAGTTTTGGTTGCGGCACGGCGATCGCCTCTAGCGATATGATGGCGGAGCTTTGCGTCGGCAAAACGGTGGACGAGGCGGCAAAAATCACCAATATAGACGTGGAATTCGCCTTGCGCGACGCGCCCGACACCCCCGCCGTGCCGCCGCAGAAAATGCACTGCTCCGTGATGGCTTACGACGTTATTAAACGCGCGGCGGCGATCTACAACGGGGTCGATATAAGCGAATACGAAAACAAAGATATGGTTTGCGAGTGCGCGCAGGTAACGCTTAGTATGATAAAAGAGGTTATCAAGATTAACAACCTGACAAGCGTCGAAGAGATTACCGCTTACACCAAAGCGGGCGCGTTTTGCAAAAGTTGCGTTCGCCCGGGCGGACACGAGGCGCGTCATTTTTACCTTGTCGATATACTGCGCGAAACGTTAGCCGAGGTTGAGCGCGAAAAGATTTTAGAATCCAGCGTCGCTCAGGATTTCGCGTCGATGAGTCTGGTTCAGAAGATTAAGGCGGTGGAAAAAACCCTCGACGATAGCATTCGCCCTATGCTGATGATGGACGGCGGCAATTTAGAGCTGCTAGATATTAAAGATTCGCCCGATCATATCGACGTTTATATCCGCTATCTTGGCGCCTGCTCCGGCTGCGCGACGGGATCGACGGGGACGCTTTACGCGATCGACAGCGTTTTGAAAGAGAAACTAGACTACCGCGTGCGCGTTTTGCCGGTTTAAGCGATCGCGTTTTCGATCGCGATCGCGTTCTATTAAAAAGAGCGAGTTTTGCGGCGATGAAACGGCGATTAACGAGAGGATAGATTTTCGCAAAAAAGCGTCTAGCGCGGCAAGCGCTTCGACTATAAAGAACGCCGCCCGCTCTACGCGCGTCTTAATCGCGACGGACTTTGACGCGCGAGCGCGGCGGCGCTCCTTGGGGCGATTGATCTGAAAACCAAGAACGCTAAATCGACCAATCTTAAGAGTTTTGGTTGCGCCGTCGCGAGATCGCCTCAAGCGATATGACGGCTTAGCTTTGTATAGGCAAAACGAGCGGACAAGTCGGCAAAAAATCACCAGTATCAACGCGAGCTAGCGCAAGCGCGATAGCAGATTTAGCTAAACCTATTGCCCGACTGTATCGAGCAGATTTTTAAGTCCGTTTTGCAACGCAAATTGGTTTTTCATCTGTTTGGCTAACGCATTCCACTGATCGTCAAGCCTCTTTCGCATAAGCCGATCCAGCTCCATTCTAATCGCCTCTCGCTCGTCGTAAGGGATCGTTTCGTCAAACGCTTTTTCATAGTTCGGATCGTCTCTTATGCCATCGACAAGGCGGGTATATTCGTTAGGGTAAATCTCTGAAGGGTTTGGATCCTGCCAATGGTATCCAACCCCGATATCCCTTATCGCGTTCATATTTTCAAACAGAATCCTGAACTCGTCTGGATGTTCCGCATTTACTTTTTCTAATAACGCCAACAAACCATCCTTGACGGCTTGATAATAATCCACTCCAAAAACGGCGTAGAGTTCAGCCGCCCGTTTGGTATATTCCCACGAGATAACGGCGTTATAATAGTGTTCGGGAAATACGCCCAATTCCTGCATCTCTTTCCAAAACAGCGCCTCCTGAGCATTTTTTGGCGAGGGATTTGGCGGCAGTATTTCAGCTAGCCTCTCTCTGACCAGCCTTAAGCTATCCGCAAACGGCTTAAAAAGTATGGAAGAGCTGGCGGGATCCTCATCCCATCTTCTTAATGCCGCGTCGATCATTCCGATCCAATCAAAGTTATACCACTCTTCGATTGGCAGATCGGGCATAGTATGTAGTTGCGGCGGATTAAACGAAAACTTCTGAGCGGGAGCTATCATATAAGCTTGATAGCCCGTCCAACTATCGCCTATTCGCGGATGTTCGCGAAAAGATTCCCTAAAAATCCGCTCGATCTCTTCTGGAACGCTAATCGACGCGTTGTTTTCGATTGTTACCGCCGTTGTTAATGCGGCGCGATTAAGATTAGAGGCGGAGCCGATATTAAACGACGAAAGATTTTGATTAAATTCGCTCTTATACGCCAGCGCCTCCGCTTGGATTTTATTGTCCCATACGCAGGATAGATCGTCGCCGTAAATAGCTTCAAATCTGGCGATACTGGCTAATAGTTGATCAAACTCTCCGCCTCCGTTATATCTTGAGTACGTATAGCCCGCCCAACCGACAGAGGTAAAGCCAACCGAGCATGCCGTCGCCTGCGCGCTATAATCCGCCACTTTAATTACTCCGTTCGGAAGGTTATTATCAACTCGTCGCCGACGCTGTCGCCAAGCGGATTTCTGAAAATATCGGATATGTCGCCGCTAATATGAATCTGATATTCGGAGTTTGCAATCCACGCTCCCGAATAAGGCGTAAAACTAACGGTTTTATTGTCAGAAAGCAACTGGTAATAAACGTGATCGTCAAATATCGCGCCGTTCCTTGTTATATACAGTTTATCTATTAAACTACTAGGATCGATATTCTGACTAAACGTTATTGAAACGGAAGAGGATAAACTCTCCAGCGTAGCGTTCTCGTCAACCGATCGGTAAGCTTCCTGCAATGTGCGTAGCATCTCTATATATACCGCCTGAACGCCGTAATAATGATCGGGAATATAGGCGTAATTTCCGCTGATAATAGCTCTGTTTTGAATCTTACCTTGCGTCTTAACAAAGCGCGGCTTTAAACTGGCGTCAACAGGTTCGTATATGTAATGTATTTCCAATCCATATGCCGACATCGTTCCTGACGAGCCAAGCAGGTATTGTCCCGCCGCGCTTAAACCAACGACATTGTAAAGGGGCGTTATACCAACTT is a window of Helicobacteraceae bacterium DNA encoding:
- a CDS encoding iron-sulfur cluster assembly scaffold protein, with product MSKNSLIGGALWEEYSSKVSQRMDNPVNRGEITQKEAQELGARLIVADFGAESCGDAVRLFWAVDPSSHIVKAAKFKSFGCGTAIASSDMMAELCVGKTVDEAAKITNIDVEFALRDAPDTPAVPPQKMHCSVMAYDVIKRAAAIYNGVDISEYENKDMVCECAQVTLSMIKEVIKINNLTSVEEITAYTKAGAFCKSCVRPGGHEARHFYLVDILRETLAEVEREKILESSVAQDFASMSLVQKIKAVEKTLDDSIRPMLMMDGGNLELLDIKDSPDHIDVYIRYLGACSGCATGSTGTLYAIDSVLKEKLDYRVRVLPV